A genome region from Peptococcaceae bacterium includes the following:
- a CDS encoding 4-hydroxybutyrate--acetyl-CoA CoA transferase, whose product MLNRFQQMYNSKKITVEQALGLIRSGDEIVAGFCGLEPMAVLSRLHTIKDRVEDVTVWFSLGMGKYEFFTNPELKNHFHTKSWFYSGGIRSAHSLGTVSYQPGHLHNAMTRKLQVSCPRVFIGTATPMDRHGYVKVSLSVLYEKEFIEKADLVIMEINPRLPNVGGDTEIHIRDIDYVIEVDRPIPELPPSEVTEVERTIGAYVASLVNDGDTIQLGIGAIPNAVAQPFMDKHDLGVHTEMITTSMADLAEAGVITGRKKTLHRGKIVGTFALGSQKLYDFLDENPSVILMRGPYVNDPYVIAQNDNMVSINTALQVDLTGQVCSESIGTQHYSGTGGQTDTAVGAIHAKNGRSIIAVYSTAKGGTISTIQPWLSPGAAVTLQRNNVDYVVTEYGIACLKARTIRERVENLIAVAHPDFRAELRETAFKHEIW is encoded by the coding sequence ATGCTGAACAGGTTTCAACAAATGTACAACAGTAAAAAGATCACTGTGGAGCAAGCCCTGGGGCTTATCCGGTCCGGGGATGAAATCGTGGCGGGGTTCTGCGGCCTGGAGCCGATGGCTGTCTTGAGCCGGCTGCATACCATTAAAGACCGGGTAGAGGACGTGACGGTTTGGTTTTCCCTGGGAATGGGCAAGTACGAGTTCTTCACCAATCCCGAACTCAAAAACCATTTTCACACCAAATCCTGGTTTTACAGTGGAGGGATCAGGTCGGCTCACTCCCTGGGGACGGTAAGCTATCAGCCCGGCCACCTGCACAACGCGATGACCCGCAAGCTGCAGGTCAGTTGCCCCAGGGTATTTATCGGCACCGCCACGCCCATGGACAGGCACGGTTATGTGAAAGTATCGCTCAGCGTCTTGTATGAAAAGGAATTCATTGAAAAAGCCGACCTGGTCATCATGGAGATAAACCCACGGCTGCCCAACGTCGGCGGAGATACGGAAATACATATCAGGGACATTGATTATGTTATTGAAGTGGATAGACCGATACCCGAGCTTCCTCCGTCCGAAGTGACCGAGGTTGAGAGGACCATCGGGGCTTATGTGGCAAGCCTGGTCAACGACGGCGACACGATCCAGCTGGGGATCGGGGCGATCCCGAATGCGGTGGCCCAGCCCTTTATGGATAAACACGACCTCGGGGTCCATACCGAAATGATCACCACCAGCATGGCGGACCTGGCTGAAGCCGGGGTAATTACAGGAAGAAAAAAGACCCTGCATCGCGGCAAGATCGTGGGCACTTTCGCCCTTGGTTCCCAGAAACTGTATGATTTTCTCGACGAGAATCCCTCGGTAATTCTTATGCGTGGACCTTATGTCAATGACCCTTATGTGATTGCCCAAAACGACAACATGGTCTCTATCAACACCGCACTCCAGGTTGACCTGACCGGCCAGGTATGCTCGGAATCCATCGGAACGCAACACTACAGCGGGACAGGCGGGCAGACCGATACCGCCGTGGGCGCGATCCATGCCAAAAACGGGAGGTCAATCATCGCTGTGTATTCTACTGCCAAAGGCGGGACCATTTCCACGATCCAGCCCTGGCTGTCGCCCGGGGCGGCAGTAACCCTGCAGCGAAACAACGTGGATTATGTCGTCACGGAGTACGGGATCGCCTGCTTGAAAGCACGGACCATCAGGGAACGGGTGGAAAACCTGATCGCGGTCGCTCATCCCGATTTTCGCGCCGAGTTGAGAGAAACGGCTTTCAAACACGAGATCTGGTGA
- a CDS encoding 3-keto-5-aminohexanoate cleavage protein, protein MAVADHKRIINCAITGSIHVPSMSPYLPITPDEIAQNAIDAANAGAASVHIHARHPENGAPSPDLNLYREIVEKIRAKNKDVIICITTGGGAGMTVEQRAAVIPALKPELASMNAGSINWGLFPVKEKIPSFKFDWEPKMLDMTRNFIFENTFGAMETICKIMDENGTKPELEVYDTGHLYNIAYLLSKGIVKPPLYLQFVSGILGGIGSTPYDIMNLHLTADRLFGAGKYNWSVIGAGRAEYPCATMALLLGGHVRVGMEDNLYLGKGVLAKSNGEMVEKMVRIMKELDLEPATPNEAREIIGLPLK, encoded by the coding sequence ATGGCTGTTGCAGACCACAAAAGGATCATAAACTGCGCGATCACCGGCTCAATTCATGTCCCCAGCATGTCGCCGTATCTGCCAATTACACCTGACGAGATCGCGCAAAACGCCATTGACGCCGCCAATGCGGGCGCGGCTTCGGTGCACATTCACGCCCGTCATCCTGAAAACGGAGCGCCTTCTCCTGACCTTAACCTGTACCGGGAGATTGTCGAAAAGATCCGGGCCAAGAACAAGGACGTGATAATCTGCATCACAACCGGCGGCGGCGCCGGGATGACCGTCGAACAGCGGGCCGCCGTGATCCCGGCCTTGAAGCCGGAGCTGGCTTCCATGAACGCTGGGTCCATCAACTGGGGCCTGTTCCCCGTCAAAGAAAAAATCCCCTCCTTCAAATTCGACTGGGAACCCAAAATGCTGGATATGACCAGGAATTTCATTTTTGAAAACACGTTCGGCGCCATGGAAACCATCTGCAAAATAATGGATGAAAATGGGACCAAGCCGGAGTTGGAAGTCTACGACACGGGACATTTATACAACATCGCCTATCTGCTGAGCAAGGGAATTGTCAAGCCTCCCCTCTACCTGCAGTTTGTGTCAGGCATTCTGGGCGGGATCGGTTCAACCCCCTACGACATCATGAACCTGCATCTAACTGCGGACAGGTTGTTCGGCGCCGGCAAATACAACTGGTCAGTTATCGGCGCCGGCCGGGCGGAATACCCTTGCGCGACGATGGCTTTGCTGCTGGGCGGTCATGTCAGGGTCGGTATGGAAGACAACCTTTACCTGGGTAAAGGCGTGCTGGCTAAAAGCAACGGCGAAATGGTGGAAAAAATGGTCCGGATCATGAAGGAACTCGATCTGGAACCGGCTACACCCAATGAAGCCCGGGAGATTATAGGCCTGCCGCTGAAATAA
- a CDS encoding response regulator transcription factor, which translates to MVRVLIADDHALLAESLQFILQQDDDIDVVGIAANGREAVQMCERLAPQVVLMDIKMLECDGLQAVELIKQSWPQTRITMLTTFEDKDNILAALMKGADGYLLKDVRPQELVLAIKCIDSGFCVLNGSVKDVLREELNNLTIRSGNPVFGRLKSEDIRIIELIGDGKNNKEIAEIMNYSEGTIKNRISRILEIIGAKDRTQIVLFALKNGLL; encoded by the coding sequence ATGGTCCGGGTCCTGATAGCAGATGACCATGCTTTGCTGGCGGAAAGCCTGCAATTTATTTTACAGCAGGACGACGACATTGATGTGGTGGGCATTGCCGCCAACGGCAGGGAAGCGGTGCAAATGTGCGAACGGCTGGCGCCGCAAGTGGTCCTGATGGATATAAAGATGCTGGAGTGCGACGGGTTGCAAGCGGTCGAACTGATCAAACAGTCCTGGCCGCAGACCAGAATTACGATGCTGACGACATTTGAAGACAAGGACAACATCTTGGCCGCGCTTATGAAGGGGGCCGACGGCTATCTCCTTAAAGACGTGCGACCGCAGGAACTGGTCCTGGCCATAAAATGCATCGACAGCGGATTTTGCGTGCTGAACGGTTCGGTAAAGGACGTGCTGCGGGAAGAGCTGAACAATCTGACCATAAGGAGCGGGAACCCGGTCTTTGGGCGGCTAAAATCAGAGGATATCAGAATTATAGAACTGATCGGCGACGGGAAGAACAATAAGGAAATCGCCGAGATCATGAATTATTCGGAAGGGACCATCAAGAACAGGATATCGCGCATCCTGGAAATCATCGGGGCAAAAGACCGCACGCAAATCGTGCTTTTTGCCCTGAAGAACGGTCTTCTCTAG
- a CDS encoding tetratricopeptide repeat protein: MLVTGLLVTGGALLEMAISGFKAWVAGVLAAGAAMALLSSHPVRSRLCRTAAGLCNSTRMMAISAMLVGIVLAAPAVFGPGETERLDREVKKSASLLAAGDLDGAERLLDTLADKYPEVPQIWLNLSTVYLKKGKPEKAAALLEARKQYRLFNADELFNYAMSYYQRKQYQEALINLKKALQQDPDMVDAFLYAAECARRLGDYKAARHFARQFVEMKPQIPLGHLQLARVQLMVMNYRGALVALETALALKPDEQLKQEIIGLKEEANYYLRQAGGTQ; encoded by the coding sequence ATGTTGGTGACAGGTTTGCTGGTAACAGGTGGAGCATTGCTGGAGATGGCCATATCGGGGTTTAAGGCCTGGGTCGCGGGGGTTCTGGCGGCAGGGGCTGCCATGGCGTTGCTGAGCAGCCATCCGGTCAGAAGCAGGCTCTGTCGTACGGCCGCCGGCCTGTGCAATAGCACCCGGATGATGGCCATATCGGCGATGCTTGTTGGTATAGTCCTGGCTGCACCAGCGGTTTTCGGCCCCGGCGAAACAGAAAGGTTGGACCGGGAAGTGAAAAAGAGCGCTTCTTTACTGGCCGCCGGCGACCTGGACGGTGCCGAGCGGTTGCTGGACACCCTGGCAGACAAATACCCGGAGGTTCCCCAAATCTGGTTGAACCTTTCCACCGTGTATCTGAAAAAAGGGAAACCGGAAAAGGCGGCAGCGCTGCTCGAGGCTCGCAAACAGTACAGGCTGTTCAACGCCGACGAACTGTTCAACTACGCCATGTCGTACTACCAGCGAAAGCAGTACCAGGAAGCGCTGATTAATCTGAAAAAGGCCTTGCAGCAGGACCCGGACATGGTGGATGCTTTCCTGTATGCAGCCGAGTGCGCCCGCCGGCTGGGGGATTATAAGGCGGCCCGGCATTTTGCGCGGCAGTTCGTGGAAATGAAACCTCAAATACCCCTGGGGCATTTACAGCTGGCCAGGGTGCAACTGATGGTTATGAACTACCGGGGAGCGCTTGTTGCCCTGGAAACAGCCCTGGCGTTGAAGCCGGATGAACAGTTGAAACAGGAGATAATAGGGTTGAAGGAAGAGGCGAATTATTATTTGCGGCAGGCCGGGGGAACCCAGTGA
- a CDS encoding histidine kinase, translated as MSFDLEWLYDIFILEIWHVFSIIVAVALACYIYLQARRNALFYHYMLLQGILLAWLICKVFKTVAPTVELKWAFIVAQYLPVCFMGSALLMFGYVYARGRPLSWRFSIPLNIPPALFFLVVATNEKHHLFYSSYDFLGDTFGPLFYAYTAVTYLYLAIGIGFCATRFHRQPGKKSMQARLLTMGIIIPLAVNALYIAGLIEPRFDLTPVSCNASLALFAYAIYKYRFLDIVPLGIALSFNNLQEGVMVFDKNGQILDCNKAFCHMFDLAENDMEHGTVDGLDRSIAAVCREERIIRNLMDAMPKSQGLAVSRDLIVTGAKYKYLTVQVKPLKTSGKGQERGTGICICYDNSEYRELIKQLEKKNSELGSLNSRLREHAENLRQLAIIGERNRMAREIHDVLGHSLVLVLKILESSYLLADTDCVRARVKARQALDCARQGLDELRNAKSGGKNSASLKTIEALEGDLDRLVGKYRQAGMKVDLMIVSGHRRGLPSDLYHTIYRICQEALTNSLRHGRAEQATVYLRFNARETQLYILDNGRGCPEIKRGNGLNGMEQRLKDLGGTLTCGSQERAGFIIRARIPY; from the coding sequence ATGTCGTTTGATTTAGAATGGTTGTACGATATTTTCATTTTAGAAATATGGCACGTTTTTTCCATCATAGTGGCCGTTGCCCTGGCCTGCTATATTTACCTGCAGGCGCGAAGAAACGCGCTGTTTTATCATTATATGCTGCTGCAAGGTATTCTGCTGGCCTGGTTGATATGCAAGGTTTTCAAGACAGTGGCGCCAACGGTGGAATTGAAATGGGCATTTATTGTGGCTCAATACCTGCCGGTTTGTTTCATGGGCAGCGCCCTGTTGATGTTCGGCTATGTCTATGCCAGGGGTAGACCCCTGTCCTGGCGGTTCAGCATTCCCTTGAACATACCTCCGGCTTTATTTTTTCTTGTTGTCGCCACCAACGAAAAACATCACCTGTTTTATTCTTCTTACGACTTTTTGGGGGATACCTTCGGCCCGCTTTTTTATGCCTATACGGCGGTGACTTATCTGTACCTGGCTATAGGCATAGGATTTTGTGCCACCAGGTTCCATCGGCAGCCGGGCAAGAAAAGCATGCAGGCCAGGCTGCTGACAATGGGTATTATCATACCTTTAGCGGTTAATGCCCTTTATATCGCCGGGCTAATTGAACCGCGGTTTGATTTAACGCCGGTGAGCTGTAATGCTTCGCTGGCTCTTTTCGCTTACGCCATATATAAATACCGGTTTCTGGACATCGTCCCCCTGGGCATCGCCTTGTCCTTCAACAATCTGCAGGAAGGGGTCATGGTTTTTGATAAAAACGGGCAAATTCTTGACTGCAACAAGGCTTTTTGCCATATGTTCGACCTTGCTGAAAACGATATGGAACATGGGACTGTTGATGGGCTGGACAGGTCGATAGCCGCGGTCTGCCGCGAGGAGCGGATCATCAGGAACCTGATGGACGCAATGCCCAAATCGCAGGGGCTGGCAGTCAGCCGCGATCTTATTGTAACCGGCGCAAAATACAAGTACCTGACCGTGCAAGTAAAGCCGCTGAAAACATCCGGCAAAGGGCAAGAGCGAGGCACCGGTATTTGCATTTGTTATGACAACAGCGAGTACCGGGAACTGATCAAACAGTTGGAAAAGAAAAACAGTGAACTGGGATCGCTAAACAGCAGGCTCCGGGAACACGCAGAAAACCTGAGACAACTGGCGATTATCGGGGAGAGAAACAGGATGGCGCGCGAAATTCACGATGTTCTGGGACACTCGCTGGTCCTTGTGTTAAAAATCCTGGAAAGCAGTTATTTACTCGCGGATACCGACTGCGTCCGGGCCCGGGTCAAAGCTCGGCAGGCCCTGGACTGTGCAAGGCAGGGATTGGATGAACTCCGTAACGCAAAGTCCGGTGGAAAAAACAGCGCATCCCTTAAAACCATTGAAGCGCTGGAGGGCGATTTGGACCGCCTGGTGGGCAAATACAGGCAGGCCGGCATGAAAGTGGACTTGATGATAGTTAGTGGACACCGCCGGGGGTTGCCGTCCGATTTGTACCACACCATTTACAGGATATGCCAGGAAGCACTGACAAATTCATTAAGGCACGGTAGAGCAGAACAAGCCACAGTTTACCTTAGGTTCAACGCCAGGGAAACGCAGTTGTATATTCTCGATAATGGCAGGGGCTGTCCGGAAATTAAACGGGGGAACGGATTGAACGGCATGGAGCAAAGGCTAAAGGACCTCGGTGGAACACTGACTTGCGGATCTCAGGAAAGAGCCGGTTTTATTATCCGCGCCCGCATTCCGTACTGA
- a CDS encoding MBL fold metallo-hydrolase, with protein sequence MQYIPLGGADEIGASAHLLITGGSAYLVDCGQGQAGPERSLPDLALMQDLLEGKKLVAIFLTHSHFDHIGALPLVCQAYPGTPVYATPATCDLTRVLLFDSLKVMDMREGEVPLFDEELVKQALNSLRPVPLGSFVLLPDGTKAHFFRAGHILGAAMIGMETAEGRVIFTGDFSLSGTRTIMPAKLPDFSPHLVIAESTYGDRHHADRKREENNLVAKIFQVIQDGGHVLVPAFAQGRAQEVLYLLRLARLRQKDNEKFPVWVDGLIRSINTVYLNHANQLSKFLQKRILSGQHPFYSDSVRAIGSPAKNEREAALAGKPACFISSSGMLTGGASAYYAEKLLSSEKNAILLTGYQDEESPGRKMLELADKPASEKRILLNGKEIPVACKVEKYNLSAHADQQEIFGFLTAIKPKRTILTHGQAQAREALAKALRNRLAVYLPKNGEVVEFTFGLHMGKQKTAKATAAGDLAAFWKEALLSKGIKEYHLDEIAAEIGCDAGTLRTRLEQSGLFKEIYQNVWVPLSEEEIALRNKRKELMNRFSDLTGKLIAVTYRNSPCLSYCVSKDDYGINVDLPGQTAYVYINAEDIIGECGDLLSSRPHEDSGNWLELLFGPENASIQELRVKALDSWKRMTGLEKPRFSCWEQNKTREIFIEALKSYDLNKLGMNPETGEAVLYFNFPQALPGRINEVLLGLLKQTGWTWRINQETNLEALKMKMAELLPEGVSLLREPSIHREQRKVKIKIILAGTLDQCRRQQMMLDFNKMTGWDLEVQTETQAATREVPNITEGKMEINAAFNHIKNRLKIEGAEIYKTSLVEGSIRVQFITPQAAEPYKQVLRELEEETGYAIGVHPEPNTSALFQKVRGIVPFKKNPSLFKDRREIKITVDGPLDEETKQKLERFFAETGYKVSDSTV encoded by the coding sequence ATGCAATACATTCCATTGGGCGGAGCGGATGAAATAGGTGCTTCAGCCCACTTGCTAATAACTGGCGGCAGCGCGTACCTTGTGGATTGCGGCCAGGGACAAGCCGGTCCGGAACGTTCCTTGCCTGATTTGGCGCTGATGCAAGACCTGCTGGAAGGCAAAAAGCTGGTAGCCATTTTCTTGACCCATTCCCACTTTGACCATATCGGCGCCCTACCGCTGGTATGCCAGGCTTATCCGGGAACGCCCGTTTATGCTACACCCGCCACGTGCGATTTGACCCGCGTCCTTTTGTTTGACAGCCTCAAAGTGATGGATATGCGTGAGGGAGAAGTCCCTCTTTTCGACGAGGAGCTGGTCAAACAGGCCTTGAACAGCCTGCGGCCGGTGCCATTGGGAAGTTTTGTGCTGTTGCCGGATGGGACCAAGGCCCATTTTTTTCGGGCAGGGCACATCCTGGGCGCTGCAATGATCGGTATGGAAACCGCGGAGGGCAGAGTGATTTTTACGGGAGATTTTTCCCTGTCGGGGACCAGAACGATAATGCCGGCAAAACTGCCCGACTTTTCGCCCCATCTGGTTATTGCCGAGTCAACCTATGGCGACCGCCATCATGCTGATCGCAAGCGCGAAGAAAACAATTTGGTTGCCAAAATTTTTCAAGTGATCCAGGACGGCGGTCATGTCCTGGTTCCTGCCTTTGCTCAAGGCCGGGCCCAGGAAGTATTATACCTGCTTCGGTTGGCGCGTTTAAGACAAAAGGACAATGAAAAATTTCCCGTATGGGTTGACGGGCTGATCAGAAGCATAAATACAGTATATTTGAATCACGCAAACCAGTTGTCGAAATTCCTGCAAAAAAGAATTCTCAGCGGTCAGCATCCTTTTTACAGCGACTCGGTGAGGGCAATCGGCAGCCCGGCAAAAAATGAACGGGAGGCAGCCCTGGCAGGGAAACCCGCTTGTTTTATCAGCAGTTCAGGAATGCTGACCGGGGGTGCCAGCGCTTATTACGCGGAAAAATTATTGAGCAGCGAAAAAAATGCCATCCTGTTGACCGGCTATCAGGACGAGGAAAGCCCGGGCAGAAAAATGCTGGAGTTAGCAGACAAGCCGGCCAGCGAAAAGAGGATCCTGTTAAACGGTAAGGAAATACCTGTCGCGTGCAAAGTCGAAAAGTATAATTTATCCGCTCATGCCGATCAGCAGGAAATATTCGGATTTTTGACAGCAATAAAGCCGAAGAGAACCATCTTGACCCATGGCCAGGCGCAGGCCAGGGAGGCCCTGGCGAAAGCACTGCGAAATCGCCTGGCGGTTTACCTGCCCAAGAACGGAGAAGTGGTGGAATTCACGTTTGGCCTGCACATGGGGAAGCAGAAAACCGCCAAGGCAACTGCTGCAGGCGATCTGGCTGCCTTTTGGAAGGAAGCCTTGCTTTCCAAGGGGATAAAAGAGTATCATTTGGATGAAATAGCCGCGGAGATTGGTTGCGATGCCGGCACTCTTCGGACAAGGCTTGAACAGAGCGGATTGTTCAAGGAAATCTATCAGAATGTTTGGGTGCCCTTGTCTGAGGAGGAAATTGCTTTGCGGAACAAAAGGAAAGAACTCATGAATAGATTCAGCGATTTGACAGGCAAGCTGATTGCGGTCACTTATCGGAACAGTCCATGTCTGTCCTACTGCGTCTCCAAGGACGATTACGGGATCAATGTTGACCTGCCTGGTCAGACCGCTTATGTCTATATAAACGCGGAAGACATTATCGGTGAATGTGGGGACTTGCTGTCTAGTCGACCGCACGAAGACAGCGGCAACTGGCTGGAATTGTTGTTTGGCCCGGAGAATGCATCTATCCAGGAATTGCGGGTTAAGGCCCTTGATTCCTGGAAACGGATGACGGGTTTAGAAAAGCCGCGCTTTTCATGCTGGGAGCAGAATAAGACCAGAGAAATATTCATTGAGGCTTTGAAAAGCTACGATTTGAATAAACTGGGGATGAACCCTGAGACTGGCGAGGCGGTGCTTTATTTTAACTTTCCGCAAGCCTTGCCGGGGAGAATAAACGAGGTGTTGCTCGGTTTGCTGAAACAAACCGGTTGGACCTGGCGGATTAACCAGGAAACCAACCTGGAAGCGCTGAAAATGAAAATGGCAGAATTGCTGCCGGAGGGGGTTTCGCTTCTCAGAGAACCGTCAATTCACCGTGAACAAAGGAAAGTAAAAATTAAGATTATACTGGCGGGCACCCTGGATCAGTGCCGGCGGCAACAAATGATGCTGGATTTCAATAAGATGACGGGATGGGATCTTGAGGTGCAAACGGAAACACAAGCTGCCACTAGAGAGGTTCCCAACATAACCGAGGGTAAAATGGAGATCAATGCAGCGTTCAACCACATCAAAAACAGGCTTAAAATTGAAGGGGCAGAAATATACAAAACCTCCCTGGTGGAGGGCTCCATACGGGTGCAGTTTATCACACCCCAGGCGGCCGAGCCGTATAAGCAGGTGCTGAGAGAGCTGGAAGAGGAAACCGGATATGCGATCGGCGTTCATCCGGAACCCAATACATCCGCGCTGTTTCAAAAGGTGAGAGGCATTGTGCCATTCAAGAAAAATCCCAGTTTGTTCAAAGACAGGCGGGAAATCAAAATAACAGTCGATGGGCCGTTAGATGAGGAGACTAAGCAAAAGCTGGAGCGCTTTTTTGCCGAAACCGGGTACAAGGTTTCCGATTCAACTGTTTAA
- a CDS encoding MATE family efflux transporter produces the protein MKHSMEMGEQSIGRLLWNFSLPAIVGMLINSLYNIVDRIFVGRGVGSIAIAATTVAFPIMIIMMGVSILIGVGATALISIHLGERKPEEAERVAGNGAAMLVILPLLITVIYLLFSDPILVFFGADREVLPYARDFTHIIVLGSAFGSVSMGMNNFIRAEGNPRVAMLTQLIGAAINFVLNYTFIFKLGLGIKGSALATVSGQFCSALWVIWYFVSGRSTVKIKTANLKPRLAVLGKIMAIGFAPFALQIATSIQQTLFNKTLISYGGNMALSAVGIMMSINTIMFMPIIGLSQGAQPIIGFNYGARQYDRVKKTLKTAIFAGTCIALAGYVAIHLWPAQLVGLFTKGDTELIKTTVDAMLVYFALMPVLGFQVLSSNYFQAVGKPVQSAILSLSRQVLFFIPLLLVLPRFWGINGVWRTAPIADALSVTLTAIFLFREMEALPQIAPPLKLKEQPERQ, from the coding sequence ATGAAACACAGCATGGAGATGGGCGAACAAAGCATCGGGAGGCTGCTGTGGAATTTTTCCCTGCCGGCCATTGTCGGAATGCTAATCAACTCGCTTTACAACATTGTGGACCGTATATTCGTGGGACGGGGCGTTGGTTCCATCGCGATTGCCGCCACAACGGTGGCCTTTCCCATTATGATCATCATGATGGGAGTTTCCATACTGATCGGGGTGGGAGCAACGGCGTTGATTTCCATCCACTTGGGAGAACGCAAGCCCGAAGAAGCGGAAAGGGTGGCCGGCAACGGCGCGGCCATGCTGGTTATCCTGCCGCTGCTGATAACGGTGATATACCTGCTGTTTTCCGACCCCATCCTGGTGTTTTTCGGCGCCGACCGTGAGGTTTTGCCGTACGCCCGGGATTTCACCCACATCATCGTGCTCGGGTCGGCATTCGGTTCCGTCAGCATGGGGATGAACAACTTCATCCGGGCTGAAGGCAACCCCCGCGTCGCTATGCTGACCCAATTAATCGGTGCCGCAATCAATTTCGTCTTGAATTACACGTTCATCTTCAAGTTGGGGCTGGGGATCAAAGGGTCCGCGCTGGCCACGGTCTCAGGCCAGTTTTGCTCCGCGCTCTGGGTGATCTGGTATTTTGTGTCCGGCCGGAGCACGGTGAAAATTAAAACAGCCAACCTGAAACCACGGTTGGCCGTATTAGGCAAAATAATGGCTATCGGTTTTGCTCCCTTTGCGCTGCAAATAGCAACCAGTATCCAGCAGACCTTGTTCAACAAGACGCTGATTTCCTACGGCGGCAACATGGCGCTTTCGGCAGTGGGCATCATGATGAGCATCAATACCATTATGTTCATGCCCATCATCGGCTTGAGCCAGGGGGCGCAGCCCATCATCGGTTTCAATTATGGCGCCCGGCAGTATGACCGGGTTAAGAAAACCCTGAAAACAGCCATATTTGCCGGCACCTGCATAGCCCTGGCCGGTTATGTGGCTATTCATCTCTGGCCGGCACAACTCGTCGGACTGTTCACCAAAGGTGATACCGAACTCATCAAAACGACTGTTGATGCCATGCTGGTCTATTTTGCCCTGATGCCGGTGCTCGGGTTCCAGGTGCTGTCTTCCAACTATTTTCAGGCAGTGGGCAAACCGGTGCAATCGGCAATCCTCAGTCTGTCCCGGCAGGTGCTGTTCTTCATCCCGCTGCTGTTGGTCCTGCCCCGTTTCTGGGGGATCAACGGCGTCTGGCGCACGGCGCCTATCGCTGACGCCCTCTCCGTAACGCTAACCGCCATATTCCTGTTCCGGGAAATGGAAGCCTTGCCCCAAATTGCACCGCCGCTAAAGCTTAAAGAGCAACCGGAGAGACAATAG
- a CDS encoding MarR family transcriptional regulator encodes MKKNHAKIINLLYRNERLTATEIGKRLDIEKGSLTTLIDQLEERGFVVRESDPADRRRFLIALSDAGREEMNRAMDFYAGKLNDFFQGIDPQELEQFMQSLRYAVTFLNKM; translated from the coding sequence ATGAAAAAAAACCACGCCAAGATCATCAACCTCCTCTACCGCAACGAACGACTGACAGCCACGGAAATAGGCAAAAGGCTGGATATCGAAAAAGGCAGCCTGACCACGCTGATCGATCAATTGGAAGAGCGGGGATTTGTCGTCCGTGAAAGTGATCCTGCCGACCGCCGAAGATTTTTAATTGCCTTGAGTGATGCCGGCAGGGAGGAAATGAACCGGGCCATGGATTTTTACGCCGGCAAGCTGAACGATTTTTTTCAAGGTATCGACCCGCAGGAGTTGGAACAGTTTATGCAAAGCCTGCGTTATGCAGTAACCTTCCTCAATAAAATGTAA